A genomic window from Salvia hispanica cultivar TCC Black 2014 chromosome 5, UniMelb_Shisp_WGS_1.0, whole genome shotgun sequence includes:
- the LOC125190605 gene encoding heavy metal-associated isoprenylated plant protein 46-like, producing the protein MKVKIVVRVSMSDEKSRSKALKICVGIGGVESAALSGAEKDQVVVVGEGIDAVELTRQLRKGVAHAELVSVGEDKKEDTKPAAAAVATPADATPVFWSYPPHYAGYNSYPIYESSSSDSCTIM; encoded by the exons ATGAAG GTTAAGATCGTGGTGCGTGTGTCGATGAGCGACGAGAAATCCCGCTCAAAAGCCCTAAAAATCTGCGTGGGGATAGGCGGAGTGGAATCGGCGGCGTTGTCGGGGGCGGAGAAGGAtcaggtggtggtggtgggagAGGGCATCGACGCGGTTGAGCTCACGCGGCAGCTGAGGAAGGGCGTGGCCCACGCGGAGCTCGTGAGCGTCGGCGAGGATAAGAAAGAAGATACTAagcccgccgccgccgcggtGGCGACGCCGGCGGATGCGACGCCTGTTTTCTGGTCGTACCCGCCGCATTACGCCGGGTACAACAGCTACCCGATTTACGAGAGCTCGTCAAGCGATTCCTGCACGATTATGT